The Thermococcus sp. nucleotide sequence GATTGAGGTGCCGTTGAAGAAGAGCGAGAAACAGGGGGTTCCGGAGGTTATCTCCTCGCCTTCCAGATAAGCCCTTCCCCTGGCCGTCCCGAGGTACACCGAGGAGGACACGCTGTCGAGGTAGCTCCCCAAAGCTTCATAAACCGGGGCTTCCCTATACACGGACATCACCTGCATAAGTTGGGCGTGGTGATATTTGGGTAATTACCCGTTAACGGTGGTTTCCATGAGGATAGTGTCGGCCGACACGGGCGGTGCCCTTCTGGATGAGAACTATGAGCCGATCGGGCTGATAGCAACGGCTGCGGTGCTGGTGGAAAAGCCCTACAGAACCGCAACGCTGAGCAGGGTGAGGTACGCGGATCCATTCAACTACGACATGAGCGGAAGGCAGGCGATAAGGGACGAAGCTCTCTTGGCAGTCGAGCTCGCGAGGGAAGTTAAGCCGGATGTTGTTCACCTCGACTCGACAATAGGCGGAATAGAGCTCAGGAAGCTCGACGAGCCGACGATAGATGCACTCACGATAACCGACCGGGGAAAGGAGGTCTGGAAGGACCTTGCCAAGGAACTCCAACCCCTCGCCAAGAGGTTCTGGGAGGAGACGGGGATAGAGATAGTCGCCATAGGGAAGTGGAGCGTCCCGGTGAGGATAGCGGAGATATACTCCGGGATATACACGGCGAAGTGGGCGATCGACTACGCGAGGGAGAACGGGAAAGTTATGGTGGGCCTTCCCCGCTATATGAAGGTCGAGATAAGGCCGGGAAAAATCTACGGTGAAAGCCTCGATCCCAGAGAAGGCGGTCTCTTCGGGGAAATAAAAGCTGAAACGGACGGAATATGCTGGGAGCTTTACCCTAATCCCCTCGTGAGGAGGTACATGGTGCTGGAAGTATGGGAAGAATAAGGGGCTAAGCCCCCTTCTCCAGCTCGCTCGGGAACTTTATGGCGTCGAAGGGGCACGTCTGGTTGCAGACGCCACAGCCCGTACAGAGCAGGCTGTCTATCCTAACTTTCCTCTTCTCCGGGTCGTAAACGAGCGCTGGACAGCCGGTTAGGAGTATGCACGCCTTACAGCCGGTGCACTTCTCCTCAATGACGAGCGGTATCTCCCCTATTTCACCGCGCCTTATCACCGGGATTACGCACTCGCGCCTCGCTATAATCACAGCAGGCCCCTCAACCTGCATTGCCTCCTTTATAGCGTCTCTCGTCTGCTTGAGGTCGTAGGGGTCAACTGTCTTGACGTACTTCACGCCGAGAGCTTTAACGAGAGCCTCTATGTCTATCTCGTTGAACTTCCTGCCGGTTTCGCTTCCGCCCGTTCCCGGGTGGGGCTGGTGGCCGGTCATTGCCGTTGTCCTGTTGTCGAGTATCATCACTAGAACGTTCAGGTTCTTGTAGACGGCATCGATTAAAGGCTGGATCCCGTTGTGGAAGAATGTGGAGTCGCCTATCGTCGCTATTATCTTCTTGTCCATGACGACGCTCTGCCCGTTCGCTAAACTTATGCTCGCGCCCATGACGAACTCCGTCCAGAT carries:
- a CDS encoding DUF4152 family protein — encoded protein: MRIVSADTGGALLDENYEPIGLIATAAVLVEKPYRTATLSRVRYADPFNYDMSGRQAIRDEALLAVELAREVKPDVVHLDSTIGGIELRKLDEPTIDALTITDRGKEVWKDLAKELQPLAKRFWEETGIEIVAIGKWSVPVRIAEIYSGIYTAKWAIDYARENGKVMVGLPRYMKVEIRPGKIYGESLDPREGGLFGEIKAETDGICWELYPNPLVRRYMVLEVWEE